CCTCGCCGCGCGTGCCGCGCATGCGTGCGCGCACCGTTTCCGGCAGCAGGATGCCGGGCACCTCGTTATGCAGAAATTCGGCATTGCGTTCGCTGACCAGCGGCAGGATACCGACCAGGATCGGAATCCGGATATCCGCCAGACAAGCGAGCATGGCGTCAAGAACGTCGACCGAATAGATCGGCTGGGTCTGGACAAAGCGGGCCCCGGCGGCAACTTTCTTTTTCAAGCGTCGCAGCTGACCGCTCATGTCCGAAACGTTGGGATTAAAGGCCGCTCCGGCCTGGAAGCGTGTCGCCTCGCCAAGTTCCCCCCCCACCAGGGTGTGCCCGTTGTTGAGGGCGCTAAGCAGTTGCAGCACGCCGATGGAGTTCAGATCGAAGACGTTGCTGGCTCCGGCTTCGCCGCCGACCGCAACGGGATCGCCTGTTACCGCCAGCACATTGCGCAGTCCCAGCAGATGGGCGCCCATCATCTCCGAGTGCAGACCAATGAGGTTACGATCCCGCCCGGTGACGTGAATGATCGTTTCTATGCCGATCTGGTCCTGAATCTGTTTGGCAAGGGCGATATTTCCCATACGGATACGGGCCAGGGGGTTTTCGGCCAGGCTGATGGCATCGGCGCCGGCGTCCGCCAGGCGTCGGGCTCCCGCCAGGATCTTGTCGCAATCCAGTCCCCGAGGCGGGTCGAGTTCCACCGTGATGATCGGACGCTTTCCCCAGGCAGACAGAAAGCCTCGGTGTTCCGGTCCCGGTTCGGTGGCCACGGTGGCTGCCTTGGGCAGCGCGGGAACCACACAGCGGGCTGCGGGTTTGAGATCGGCCACGGCGGCGGCCAGGGCGCGGATATGTTCCGGCGTGGTGCCACAGCAGCCGCCGATCAGACGTGCCCCGGCCTCGACCATTTCCCGCCCGCGGGCGGCAAAGTATTCGGGCGTCGCCAGATAGATGTAGCGGCCATCGACGTATTCGGGAAAACCGCTGTTGGCAAAGCCGGACAGGGGGCAATCCGTTTCGGCTGCCATGGTCCGCAACACCGCCAGCACATCCCTGGGGCCGGATCCGCAATTGGCTCCCACCAGCGATGCCCCGGCAGCCACCAGGCGGCGGGCCGCTTCGTCTGCGGTAACCCCTTCCCGGGTTCTACCGCCTTCGAAAAAGGCCATCTGTGCCACGATCGGCAGGCCGATCCGGCTGGCGACGGTTACAGCCAGTTCCAGTTCTTCGAGGCTGGCAAAGGTTTCCAGCAACAGCAGGTCGGCGCCACCTTCGGCCAGACCTTCCATCTGTTCGCGAAACAGCTCGCGACGCTCATCGCCGGCAAGATCGGCGGTTTCGCCGGGGGTGCGGCCTAAAGGACCGATGGCTCCCGCCACCAGCGCTTCGGATCCGGCTGCCTGGCGGGCCAGTTGTGCGCCGAGGCTATTGATCGATCGCACCTGATCTTCCTGGCCTATCGCCGCCAGGCGCAACCGGTTGGCGGCAAACGTGTTGGTCTCCAGCAGTTGGGCACCGGCGGCCAGGTAATCCCGATGTATCTGCCGCACCGTTTCCGGATGTTGCAGGTTCAGGAGTTCAAAGCAGGTCGACAGAGGTACCCCACGATGGTAAAGCAGCGTTCCCATGGCCCCGTCGCCGACGATAACGCCTTGTTCCAGACGTTCCATCAAGCTTTTCTCAGCGCGTTTCATGGCCTGGCTCCATAAAGATCCCCCGGCGGCAGTTGACCGGTACGTTGCAGAAATTGGCGCAGGATCGCCCCGGTGAGCCCCCAGATCTGATAATCCTCGACGTTGAAGAAACAGACCGGATAGAGCCGCCCTCGGTGCTCCCAGTTTTCGGTATGGTAAATGCCGGGATCGCACAGTTGCGCCACCGGCACTTCAATCACTTCAGCTATTTCATGATGGTTGGCGGCAAAGGGATAGCCGCTGGGGATGGTGCCGACAAAGGGCACGACGTGGAAGCCGTACACGGAAATGAAGTCATCCAGCCGGCCCAATACCGTGATGTCTTGCGGACGGATACCCATTTCTTCTTCGGTTTCGCGCAGGGCCGTGGCGCAGAGGTCGGTGTCGTCCCTATGGGCCCCACCGCCTGGAAAGGCGATTTCCCCGGCGTGATGAGACAGATGCGCAGTGCGGCGGGTAAAGAGAATGGTGTCGGAAGCGTCCTTGGGGTAAAACAGCAGCATGACGGCCGATGGCTTGAGCCCCCCCGGTTCGATGTGGCGGCAGGTATGTCGCGACAGGTCGTGACGGACCTGTTCGGGATCCAGCATCACCGAATTTCTCCTGCTGCCGCCGTTTTCAGAGAGGCAATGGTGGCGGCATAGTCGTCCGTACCGTAAACAGCGCTCCCCGCCACCATGACCTGGGCACCCGCGCCGGCGATGCGGGCAATGTTGTCAAGCTTGACGCCGCCGTCGACTTCGAGTTCCACAGAGAGCCCGCGGCGCTCGATGGTATTGCGCAAGGCCTCTATCTTGGGCAAACAGGCCGGAATAAACTGCTGGCCGCCAAATCCGGGGTTGACGGACATGATCAGCACCAGTTCAAGCTCTTCGAGGATCACATCGAGGCAGTTGATCGGTGTCGCCGGGTTAATGGACACTCCGGCCTTTTTCCCCAGGCTATGGATGAGCTGCACGGTTCGGTGCAGATGGGGAACGGCTTCGTAATGCACGGTGATGATATCGGCCCCGGCTTTGGCGAAATCGGGGATGTAGCGATCCGGATTTTCGATCATCAGATGCACGTCCAGCGGCAGGTCGGTTACCCGGCGGGCGGCCTCCACAACCAGTGGCCCGATGGTGATGTTGGGCACGAAATGGCCGTCCATGACATCGATATGGACATAATCGGCGCCGCCTTTGTCGATGGCGGCGATTTCCTCGCCCAGGCGGGAAAAATCTGCGGACAGAATGGATGGGGCGATTTTGATCATGGTGCTCTCCGTAACTGGGTAGGGACAAATTTCATGTCTGGGCGCGGTTCGGCGGCAGACGTCATAGCGAGATCAGGGTTGTTTTTCGAACGCCACGGCAAAAAACGCATCCATGTCGTCGTGGTGTTGGGGCAGGGTGCGCAACGCACCTTGCCTGTCGAACAGTGCATGCCATGCGGCGGGCGTCTCGTTGCGTAAATCACAGCGCGTAAACTCGGGGTGTTCGTTTGTAAAGGCCCGGATGACGTTTTGGGTTTCTTCTGGGCTGAAAGTGCACAGCGAGTACACCAGCCGTCCGCCCGGCCGCAGTAAAGGCGCCACGTTGCCAAGGATGGCGCGCTGTATGCGGGCCATCTCTTTGAGGTCGGCAGGCTTGCGTCGCCAGCGGATTTCCGGATTGCGCCGCAAGACGCCGAGGCCGCTGCAGGGCGCATCGACAAGGATTCGGTCAAAGCTTGCCGGTTCGAGGAAATCCGGCACGCCGGTCAGGTCCCAGGCGTGGCCTTCGATACCCTGGCAGCCAAGCCGGTTCGCCCCACGGGTGATCAGATCCACCCGTTGGGGGTGCAGATCAAGGGCCACGATGCGGGCGCGATTGTCCGTCAAGGCGGCCATGTGGGTGGTTTTCCCGCCAGGTGCGGCGCAGGCATCGAGAATGCGTTCTCCGGGTTGCGGGTTCAGCAGATGGCTTATCAGCATGCTGGCCTGATCCTGCAGTTGGAAAATGCCTTCGGTATGCCCGCTTAAATGCCGTGTTTCTCCTTGGCGGATGTAGATGCCCTCCGGTACGAAGCGGGTCGGCACCGCATCGCAGTCACTGGCGTTGAGTGTCGCCAGCAAGGCCTCCCGTTGAATTTTCAGCGTGTTGGTGCGAATGGCGTAGGGTGCCGGTTTCAACATGGCCTGCGCCAGGGCACAGGCTTCTTCAGCACCGAATTCGTCGAGCCAGCGG
This DNA window, taken from Syntrophotalea carbinolica DSM 2380, encodes the following:
- a CDS encoding CoA pyrophosphatase, whose product is MLDPEQVRHDLSRHTCRHIEPGGLKPSAVMLLFYPKDASDTILFTRRTAHLSHHAGEIAFPGGGAHRDDTDLCATALRETEEEMGIRPQDITVLGRLDDFISVYGFHVVPFVGTIPSGYPFAANHHEIAEVIEVPVAQLCDPGIYHTENWEHRGRLYPVCFFNVEDYQIWGLTGAILRQFLQRTGQLPPGDLYGARP
- the rsmB gene encoding 16S rRNA (cytosine(967)-C(5))-methyltransferase RsmB, whose amino-acid sequence is MIDQDPRHIAFDILDKVHNGAFADLALDSALQALPDMDVRDRALATELVYGVLRYRGRLDFALQQLCRKPLAKVEPAVLNLLRLGCYQILQLDRIPNHAAVFETVELARRLKLQRATGFINGILRGLVRQAAQLPWPDRQRDPLDYLEHVLSLPRWLAARWLDEFGAEEACALAQAMLKPAPYAIRTNTLKIQREALLATLNASDCDAVPTRFVPEGIYIRQGETRHLSGHTEGIFQLQDQASMLISHLLNPQPGERILDACAAPGGKTTHMAALTDNRARIVALDLHPQRVDLITRGANRLGCQGIEGHAWDLTGVPDFLEPASFDRILVDAPCSGLGVLRRNPEIRWRRKPADLKEMARIQRAILGNVAPLLRPGGRLVYSLCTFSPEETQNVIRAFTNEHPEFTRCDLRNETPAAWHALFDRQGALRTLPQHHDDMDAFFAVAFEKQP
- a CDS encoding bifunctional homocysteine S-methyltransferase/methylenetetrahydrofolate reductase, whose product is MKRAEKSLMERLEQGVIVGDGAMGTLLYHRGVPLSTCFELLNLQHPETVRQIHRDYLAAGAQLLETNTFAANRLRLAAIGQEDQVRSINSLGAQLARQAAGSEALVAGAIGPLGRTPGETADLAGDERRELFREQMEGLAEGGADLLLLETFASLEELELAVTVASRIGLPIVAQMAFFEGGRTREGVTADEAARRLVAAGASLVGANCGSGPRDVLAVLRTMAAETDCPLSGFANSGFPEYVDGRYIYLATPEYFAARGREMVEAGARLIGGCCGTTPEHIRALAAAVADLKPAARCVVPALPKAATVATEPGPEHRGFLSAWGKRPIITVELDPPRGLDCDKILAGARRLADAGADAISLAENPLARIRMGNIALAKQIQDQIGIETIIHVTGRDRNLIGLHSEMMGAHLLGLRNVLAVTGDPVAVGGEAGASNVFDLNSIGVLQLLSALNNGHTLVGGELGEATRFQAGAAFNPNVSDMSGQLRRLKKKVAAGARFVQTQPIYSVDVLDAMLACLADIRIPILVGILPLVSERNAEFLHNEVPGILLPETVRARMRGTRGEEGKRQGLAIARELIEAGRGRVDGFYLMPPFGKVDIAVALIEVIRG
- the rpe gene encoding ribulose-phosphate 3-epimerase, whose protein sequence is MIKIAPSILSADFSRLGEEIAAIDKGGADYVHIDVMDGHFVPNITIGPLVVEAARRVTDLPLDVHLMIENPDRYIPDFAKAGADIITVHYEAVPHLHRTVQLIHSLGKKAGVSINPATPINCLDVILEELELVLIMSVNPGFGGQQFIPACLPKIEALRNTIERRGLSVELEVDGGVKLDNIARIAGAGAQVMVAGSAVYGTDDYAATIASLKTAAAGEIR